The following are encoded together in the Streptomyces sp. NBC_00341 genome:
- a CDS encoding DUF3037 domain-containing protein, with protein sequence MTERVVFEYALLRVVPRVQRGEFFNAGVVVYCRAKGFVAARTELDEVKLKALDPDADVTGVRAALHGVEGICRGGTEAGQAAGDDAGRRFRWLIAPRSTVIQSSPVHSGLTTDPAAEVERLLDLLVR encoded by the coding sequence GTGACTGAGCGTGTTGTCTTCGAGTACGCCCTGCTGCGCGTGGTGCCGAGGGTCCAGCGCGGCGAGTTCTTCAACGCCGGCGTGGTCGTCTACTGCCGGGCGAAGGGGTTCGTCGCCGCCCGCACCGAACTCGACGAGGTGAAGCTCAAGGCGCTGGACCCCGACGCCGACGTCACCGGCGTGCGGGCCGCGCTGCACGGCGTCGAGGGCATCTGCAGGGGCGGTACGGAGGCGGGCCAGGCGGCGGGCGACGACGCCGGGCGGCGCTTCCGCTGGCTGATCGCCCCGCGCTCGACCGTCATCCAGTCGAGCCCCGTGCACAGCGGTCTCACCACGGACCCCGCCGCAGAGGTGGAGCGGCTGCTCGACCTTCTGGTGCGCTGA